One genomic window of Numida meleagris isolate 19003 breed g44 Domestic line chromosome 1, NumMel1.0, whole genome shotgun sequence includes the following:
- the LOC110390045 gene encoding serine/arginine repetitive matrix protein 2-like, translating into MSKRKQKTSNLEEEVCMLCRRADVHPDICGPTLSKSGICVHKFCLFFANGLYEQSTLTRVALEFPLDVIRSAIEEAEQKHCFVCGERGASICCAETACERSFHLPCAMDGECIMRFFGQHRSYCCEHRPEQVVGEEPEQDTKCIICLEPVGDKKSYHTMVCPVCTQAWFHRSCIQGQAINAGILRFRCPVCRDRTEFVTEMQLFGIQIPARRPTWEDQESYAVLHERHSRCDVSECLYTEGREQAEEEGPWQLLLCISCAGQGTHRHCSSLSDSTTTWECDICAGVGTASSAKSQLAGPSTASQEAEGPSHSSPAPHNDRSDSTSQAAAESSRSSQLPEHSSQSSRPRTRQRKSCIHVSNQHQGHQGSSHTPAPGAESSTHGSTSQREVGHSRNSPAAERRRQPRQQGTSKTRSRSPLKGRASNSPSQLRRSRGSRRPPASRGAESSTHGSTSQREVGHSRNSPAAERRKQPRQQGTSKTRSRSPLKGRASNSPSQLRRSRGSRRTPASGGAESSTHGSTSQRVSRNSLGAGNVKCDRQQDTSQRQSHSSLQGLASNSSSEPRRHRGTRCMPAPGAESSTHSSARQATSGSSRDSLLPEHRRRSKQRGQTQARSRSPRERQPSNSQRQSGGRHGRGSRQRRPSRARSRSRVQP; encoded by the exons ATGtccaaaaggaagcagaagaccTCCAACTTGGAGGAGGAAG TATGCATGCTGTGTCGCCGGGCAGATGTTCACCCGGACATCTGCGGGCCCACACTTAGCAAGAGTGGGATTTGCGTCCATAAGTTTTGCTTG TTTTTTGCCAATGGCCTTTATGAACAAAGTACCCTAACGAGGGTAGCTCTGGAGTTCCCCCTTGATGTCATCAGATCCGCAATCgaggaggcagagcagaag cactgctttgtTTGTGGAGAGAGGGGGGCCTCCATCTGCTGTGCAGAGACAGCCTGTGAACGCAGTTTCCATCTGCCCTGCGCCATGGATGGTGAATGTATCATGCGCTTCTTTGGGCAGCACAG GTCCTACTGCTGTGAGCACCGCCCCGAGCAGGTAGTGGGGGAAGAACCAGAGCAAGACACAAAATGCATCATCTGCCTGGAGCCCGTGGGGGACAAAAAGTCCTACCACACCATGGTGTGCCCAGTGTGCACACAGGCTTGGTTCCACCGGAGCTGCATCCAG ggacaggccATTAATGCTGGCATTCTGCGCTTCCGATGTCCCGTCTGCAGAGACAGGACGGAATTCGTTACAGAAATGCAGCTCTTTGGGATCCAAATCCCAGCCAG AAGACCAACATGGGAGGACCAGGAGAGCTATGCAGTGCTGCATGAGAGGCACAGCCGTTGCGATGTCAGCGAGTGCCTTTACACAGAAGGCAGGGAGCAAGCAGAGGAGGAGGG gccCTGGCAGCTGCTCCTTTGCATCTCCTGTGCTGGGCAAGGCACCCACCGGCACTGCTCCTCCTTGAGCGACAGCACAACCACCTGGGAGTGTGACATCTGTGCTGGTGTGGGCACAG CCTCCAGTGCCAAGTCGCAGCTTGCcggtcccagcactgccagccaggagGCGGAGGGGCCATCTCATagctccccagctcctcacaACGACAGATCCGACTCCACCAGCCAGGCAGCAGCGGAGTCATCTCGCAGTTCCCAGCTGcctgagcacagcagccagTCCAGCCGGCCCAGGAcaagacagaggaaaagctgCATACATGTGTCTAACCAGCACCAGGGACACCAAGGGAGCAGCCATACACCAGCTCCaggtgctgagagcagcaccCACGGATCCACCAGCCAGCGGGAAGTGGGGCACTCCCGCAATTCCCCAGCGGCTGAACGCAGAAGGCAACCCAGGCAGCAGGGAACAAGCAAGACAAGAAGCCGCTCCCCACTAAAGGGTCGTGCCTCAAATTCCCCGAGCCAGCTCAGAAGATCTCGTGGCAGCAGACGGCCTCCAGCATCAAGaggtgctgagagcagcaccCATGGATCCACCAGCCAGCGGGAAGTGGGGCACTCCCGCAATTCCCCAGCGGCTGAACGCAGAAAGCAACCCAGGCAGCAGGGAACAAGCAAGACAAGAAGCCGCTCCCCACTAAAGGGTCGTGCCTCAAATTCCCCGAGCCAGCTCAGAAGATCTCGTGGCAGCAGACGTACTCCAGCATCAGGaggtgctgagagcagcaccCACGGATCCACCAGCCAGAGGGTGTCCAGAAATTCCCTGGGGGCTGGAAACGTAAAATGCGACAGACAGCAGGACACAAGCCAGAGACAAAGCCACTCCTCCCTACAAGGTCTGGCCTCAAATTCCTCAAGCGAGCCCCGAAGACACCGCGGCACCAGATGTATGCCAGCCCCAGGTGCCGagagcagcacccacagctctgccagacAGGCGACATCGGGGTCCTCCAGGGATTCCCTGCTGCCTGAACACAGAAGACGTTCCAAGCAGCGAGGGCAGACCCAGGCACGAAGCCGTTCCCCACGGGAACGTCAGCCTTCCAATTCCCAAAGACAGTCTGGAGGACGCCACGGCCGCGGTTCCAGACAGCGGCGGCCATCTCGGGCACGAAGCCGCTCCCGGGTCCAGCCCTGA